In Halobacillus amylolyticus, the following proteins share a genomic window:
- a CDS encoding aminoglycoside N(3)-acetyltransferase codes for MSEQETINQTNKLNTIHTLIDDLNNLGVKKGDTLLVHASMKSLGWVSGGPQAVLEALMETVTEEGTIIFQTHSPTLSDPIEWENPPVPIEWHETIRRTMPAFDIKKTPVTFLGILSELFRSYPNVHRSDHPAFSISAWGKNAEEFTSDHSLAFSLNDDSPLGKSYEAEAQILLLGVNYDSNTSFHLSEYRSKTCKVVTRGAPLLVNGERQWATYKDIEMNEERFNAIGKDYEASYHVIKGYVGQAQCRLFSMTESVDFATQWLKNK; via the coding sequence ATGAGCGAACAAGAAACGATCAACCAAACAAATAAATTGAATACTATACACACTTTAATAGACGATCTAAACAATCTGGGTGTAAAAAAAGGGGACACCTTGCTCGTTCATGCCTCAATGAAATCATTAGGTTGGGTAAGCGGTGGGCCACAAGCTGTCTTGGAAGCTTTGATGGAAACGGTGACCGAGGAAGGAACGATCATCTTTCAAACTCATTCACCAACACTCTCTGACCCCATCGAATGGGAGAATCCACCTGTACCTATTGAATGGCATGAAACAATTAGGAGAACGATGCCCGCCTTCGATATCAAAAAAACACCAGTAACCTTCCTAGGTATCCTCTCTGAATTATTTAGGAGTTACCCTAATGTTCATCGTAGTGACCACCCAGCTTTTTCTATATCTGCTTGGGGGAAAAATGCAGAAGAGTTCACCTCTGACCATTCTCTTGCATTTTCACTAAATGACGATTCCCCATTAGGTAAATCCTATGAAGCGGAGGCTCAGATCCTGTTACTAGGAGTAAATTATGATTCAAATACAAGCTTCCACTTATCGGAATACAGGAGCAAGACGTGTAAAGTAGTGACTAGAGGTGCCCCGCTCCTTGTAAACGGGGAGCGGCAATGGGCTACATACAAGGATATTGAAATGAATGAAGAACGATTTAATGCAATTGGCAAAGATTATGAAGCTTCCTACCATGTCATAAAAGGATATGTAGGCCAAGCCCAATGTCGGCTGTTTTCTATGACAGAGTCCGTGGACTTCGCCACACAATGGTTGAAAAATAAATAA
- the aldA gene encoding aldehyde dehydrogenase: MKTHRLYIDGEYTESTGNEWIDIVNPATEEVISKTPKGTPEDVNRAVEAAARAQGNWELTPNIERGKIVRQLGDKIEEKKDTFIELLQEEQGKDYQLATGEVELAIDYFRYMSEWARRIEGEIVPSDRANENIYIYKKPIGVVAGIVPWNFPVFILARKVATALVTGCTIVLKPSQQTPNTAMEFTKIIAEMDEIPKGVYNLVTGTGSEIGNALAKHEKVQMVTMTGSVPAGTKVMEAAAQNITKVNLELGGKAPAIVTKNADLDVAAESITTSRLANNGQACTNAERVYVHESVADELIDKLKKSFEKTTIGNPRENKQADVGPLVSEDRLESVATMVKDAKVDGANIVIGGERADQDQGFFYKPTILTDVDHDSTIMQEEIFGPVIPIATFNTLGEAIEKGNDTEFGLSSSVYTEDMNEAMRVVNELRFGETYVNRENFEAVQGYHAGMRKSGLGGADGKHGMEDFLVTQVVYMQYKNDKQ, translated from the coding sequence ATGAAAACACATCGCCTTTATATTGATGGTGAATATACAGAATCAACAGGAAATGAATGGATAGATATCGTTAATCCTGCTACAGAAGAAGTTATTTCTAAAACACCAAAAGGTACACCTGAGGACGTAAACCGCGCTGTGGAAGCAGCTGCTCGAGCTCAAGGAAACTGGGAACTAACACCTAATATAGAACGAGGGAAAATAGTTCGTCAGCTGGGGGACAAAATAGAAGAAAAGAAAGATACGTTCATCGAATTACTTCAAGAAGAACAGGGGAAAGATTATCAGTTAGCAACGGGTGAAGTCGAACTTGCTATTGATTACTTTAGGTACATGTCTGAGTGGGCACGCCGTATCGAAGGGGAAATTGTACCGAGTGACCGGGCAAATGAGAATATCTATATATACAAAAAGCCGATTGGAGTCGTTGCTGGCATCGTACCGTGGAACTTCCCCGTGTTTATTTTAGCTAGGAAAGTTGCTACAGCACTCGTTACTGGCTGTACAATTGTATTAAAGCCAAGTCAACAAACCCCAAACACGGCGATGGAGTTCACTAAAATTATCGCTGAAATGGATGAGATCCCTAAGGGCGTATACAATCTGGTTACAGGAACAGGCTCTGAGATAGGCAATGCATTGGCTAAGCATGAAAAAGTACAGATGGTAACGATGACGGGAAGTGTACCAGCTGGGACGAAAGTGATGGAAGCAGCTGCACAGAATATTACAAAGGTCAATTTAGAATTAGGAGGTAAGGCGCCTGCCATTGTCACTAAAAATGCGGACTTAGATGTGGCGGCTGAGAGTATTACAACATCAAGGTTAGCTAACAATGGACAGGCTTGCACGAACGCTGAGCGTGTGTACGTTCATGAGAGCGTAGCAGATGAGCTGATCGATAAGCTTAAGAAATCCTTTGAAAAAACAACTATAGGTAATCCGCGTGAAAATAAACAAGCTGATGTAGGTCCACTTGTAAGCGAGGATCGTCTAGAATCTGTTGCTACGATGGTCAAAGATGCAAAAGTAGATGGCGCCAACATAGTTATTGGTGGTGAACGTGCCGATCAAGATCAAGGTTTCTTCTATAAACCAACGATTTTGACCGATGTAGATCACGATTCAACGATTATGCAGGAAGAAATTTTTGGACCAGTGATCCCAATTGCTACGTTCAACACGTTAGGTGAGGCCATTGAAAAAGGGAATGATACCGAATTTGGATTATCCTCATCTGTTTATACTGAAGATATGAATGAAGCGATGCGAGTCGTTAATGAATTAAGGTTCGGTGAAACGTATGTAAACCGTGAAAACTTTGAAGCTGTTCAAGGTTATCATGCCGGTATGCGTAAATCCGGACTGGGCGGTGCTGACGGCAAACATGGCATGGAAGATTTCCTTGTCACCCAAGTGGTCTATATGCAATATAAGAATGATAAGCAATAA
- a CDS encoding lysine N(6)-hydroxylase/L-ornithine N(5)-oxygenase family protein, translated as MTKQIYDVIGIGIGPYNMGLAALLEKTELNGAFFEKSPSFAWHPGMLIEKMDLQVPFLADLATFADPKSPYTFMNYLYEQDRMFPFFFHNQTKVPRQEYNDYLQWAAKKLVGLHFGHTIVDVIDKYEAEVPHYEVVALETETGKHHHYLAKHVVMGTGNEPLIIDGMDGLPEGDVLHTSRYLYEKENLLKSKHVTVVGSGQSAIEVFLDLLEEQRRNDMKLSLLTRTGGLFQLDQAKFAQEVFTPAYVDYFHSLSYQQRLENLESLGALRKGIDPDTLTRLYTDLYHKTAGGEKDYVLINPMTEVKSIHPSEKGGYELQCNQWQEKIDYRYHTDKVILATGYKPHIPDWFMDRFKQKIKWEDEKHYRVTRDYQLEFLDQRDHHFFTLTNLTHSHGAGATNLGLAVHRNVHIINTIAGKTIYKNQQNSTFQTFSMKRFKDD; from the coding sequence ATGACAAAACAAATTTATGATGTGATAGGCATTGGGATTGGCCCGTATAATATGGGGTTAGCTGCTTTACTTGAAAAGACGGAACTAAATGGCGCTTTTTTCGAAAAATCTCCATCATTTGCCTGGCACCCAGGAATGTTGATCGAGAAGATGGATCTTCAAGTGCCGTTCTTAGCCGATTTAGCTACTTTTGCTGATCCAAAAAGTCCATATACCTTTATGAATTATTTATATGAACAAGATCGGATGTTCCCATTCTTTTTCCATAACCAAACAAAGGTACCTCGTCAGGAATACAATGATTACTTGCAATGGGCAGCAAAAAAATTGGTTGGGCTGCATTTCGGCCACACTATTGTTGATGTCATTGACAAGTACGAAGCAGAAGTGCCCCATTATGAGGTGGTTGCTTTAGAGACGGAAACAGGGAAGCACCATCATTATTTAGCTAAGCATGTGGTGATGGGGACTGGGAACGAACCTTTAATTATCGATGGGATGGATGGTCTCCCTGAAGGTGACGTACTGCATACCAGCCGCTATCTCTATGAAAAGGAAAACCTGCTTAAATCTAAGCACGTGACCGTGGTGGGTTCTGGTCAGAGTGCAATTGAAGTGTTTTTAGATTTGTTAGAAGAACAAAGGCGCAACGACATGAAGCTCAGCCTGCTCACTAGAACAGGCGGGTTATTTCAGTTGGACCAAGCAAAGTTCGCACAAGAGGTTTTTACACCCGCCTATGTGGATTATTTCCATTCCTTAAGCTATCAGCAGCGTTTGGAGAATCTCGAATCCCTTGGAGCATTAAGAAAAGGAATTGATCCAGATACCTTGACTCGACTTTATACGGATCTTTATCATAAGACAGCTGGTGGAGAAAAGGACTATGTACTGATTAATCCGATGACAGAAGTGAAGTCGATTCATCCATCCGAAAAAGGTGGATATGAGCTTCAATGCAACCAGTGGCAGGAAAAAATCGATTATCGGTATCATACAGATAAGGTCATTTTGGCAACAGGTTATAAGCCGCATATTCCGGATTGGTTTATGGATCGATTTAAACAGAAAATTAAATGGGAGGATGAAAAGCATTATCGTGTAACGAGGGATTACCAACTTGAGTTTTTAGATCAGCGTGATCACCATTTCTTTACGTTGACTAATTTAACCCACTCCCACGGGGCAGGAGCTACTAACCTAGGTTTGGCTGTGCACCGAAACGTTCATATTATTAACACGATTGCTGGAAAAACCATTTATAAAAATCAGCAAAACTCCACGTTTCAAACCTTTTCGATGAAAAGGTTCAAGGATGATTGA
- a CDS encoding M50 family metallopeptidase, whose amino-acid sequence MKVQIIISLILALLLTQAPIIGKYFAMINTMIHESGHSLMALLTGGEVRNVSLFPNTSGVTMTGHTSWFSHVVTSLSGYLFSSLTGLLFFHLIVKGHYQIMIFILMGFLAINLLFWVRNFYGIFWLITFGAGFIYLLKSGQQSIVQYVLIFVASLVLVEAVMSAFTVMRVSFVSPGAAGDAANLAQAVKFIPSPIWGIFFFAQSLYLAWLALKKVFVL is encoded by the coding sequence ATGAAAGTTCAAATTATTATTAGTCTCATTTTGGCTTTATTGTTGACCCAAGCACCGATTATCGGGAAGTACTTTGCTATGATTAACACGATGATACACGAAAGTGGACATTCTCTTATGGCTTTACTTACTGGAGGAGAGGTTAGAAATGTTTCATTATTCCCAAACACATCAGGAGTCACGATGACGGGACACACCTCGTGGTTTAGCCACGTAGTAACAAGCCTTTCTGGTTACTTGTTTTCATCATTAACTGGGTTGTTATTTTTCCATCTGATTGTTAAAGGGCATTACCAGATAATGATTTTCATTTTGATGGGGTTTTTAGCTATAAATCTTTTGTTCTGGGTGAGAAATTTCTACGGTATTTTCTGGCTGATTACATTCGGAGCTGGTTTTATTTATCTACTTAAAAGTGGTCAGCAGTCGATTGTTCAATATGTACTTATTTTTGTAGCCTCTCTCGTCCTTGTGGAAGCTGTAATGAGTGCTTTCACGGTTATGAGGGTCAGTTTTGTTTCCCCAGGTGCGGCTGGTGATGCTGCGAACCTTGCACAGGCTGTTAAATTTATCCCTTCGCCAATTTGGGGAATATTCTTTTTTGCACAATCCTTATATTTGGCTTGGTTGGCATTAAAGAAAGTGTTTGTTCTTTAG
- the queF gene encoding preQ(1) synthase: MTGRNDENLTDLSLLGNQGTAYSFEYNKEVLETFDNQHPNRDYFVKFNCPEFTTLCPKTGQPDFATIYISYIPNIKMVESKSLKLYLFSFRNHGDFHEDSVNTIMNDLIELMEPRYIEVWGKFTPRGGISIDPFCNYGKPDTKFEQMATHRLMNHDLYPEKIDNR, encoded by the coding sequence ATGACCGGCCGTAACGATGAAAACTTAACAGACTTATCATTGTTAGGTAACCAAGGAACTGCTTATTCATTTGAATACAACAAAGAAGTCTTAGAAACGTTTGATAATCAACATCCGAATCGCGATTATTTTGTAAAATTTAATTGTCCGGAATTTACCACTCTATGTCCGAAAACCGGGCAGCCTGACTTTGCAACCATTTACATTAGCTATATTCCTAATATCAAAATGGTAGAAAGTAAGTCTCTTAAGCTATATTTATTCAGTTTTAGAAATCATGGGGACTTTCACGAAGACAGTGTAAATACGATTATGAATGACCTAATTGAGCTGATGGAGCCACGTTACATTGAGGTATGGGGTAAATTCACACCTCGAGGCGGCATATCTATTGACCCCTTTTGCAACTACGGAAAACCTGACACGAAATTTGAGCAAATGGCGACACACCGTTTAATGAATCATGACCTTTACCCTGAAAAAATAGATAATAGATAG
- a CDS encoding YjcZ family sporulation protein translates to MSGGYGGGFALLVVLFILLIIIGASYGGYGGYGGGY, encoded by the coding sequence ATGAGCGGAGGATACGGCGGCGGCTTTGCGCTACTAGTTGTGTTGTTTATTCTTTTAATTATTATCGGTGCCTCTTACGGCGGCTACGGCGGCTACGGTGGAGGTTATTAA
- a CDS encoding purine/pyrimidine permease yields the protein MAGNKYDTRSSLSGVTLETVQWFVFLLASAVALPIVIGSVFQLNFTEVAGLMQRTFFVVGITSFLQGLFGHRLPIMEGPAGIWISIFTVMAYSEVAAGKSYTETLQTLEAAMIWTGIFLLLFGVFRLAHRVLFVFTPFVTGAFLFLLTVQLSGTFLKGMLGVQQQIEAIHVDKTILAFLTFFLVIGLSFFGKGWLKSYAVLLGIVAGWGLYAILIGSKAAGSNPAPVLFALPELWAWGKPSFNWSVIPLAFITAVILLSNIVASVVAVSQSIHGKPSYTYNQLNRGSSFLGVTHVISTMFSTISNVSLASSSGFINLTGQKRKQPFLYASLLLVVVAFFPPIVAFISAIPAPIANAALLATFVQLMGLGLSNMMREELNERRLTILCISFLVGIGLMFIPSEVFQGIPSIIQNLVSNGLLVGTVLVIVLEQLWRESPEGQKRKNA from the coding sequence ATGGCAGGTAATAAATACGATACAAGATCATCATTATCAGGTGTAACGTTGGAAACAGTGCAATGGTTTGTATTTTTGTTAGCAAGTGCTGTTGCGCTGCCTATCGTTATCGGCTCTGTATTTCAACTGAATTTCACGGAAGTCGCCGGCTTGATGCAGCGAACTTTTTTCGTTGTCGGCATTACTTCTTTTTTACAAGGTTTATTCGGTCACCGCTTACCGATTATGGAAGGACCTGCTGGAATTTGGATTAGCATTTTTACTGTTATGGCCTATTCAGAGGTGGCAGCGGGGAAAAGCTATACGGAAACATTGCAAACACTTGAAGCGGCGATGATTTGGACAGGGATTTTCCTGTTGTTATTCGGTGTTTTCCGTCTCGCTCATCGTGTCCTGTTTGTATTTACTCCTTTTGTTACAGGAGCTTTTTTATTTTTATTAACGGTACAGTTGAGTGGGACCTTTCTTAAGGGCATGTTAGGAGTCCAGCAGCAAATCGAAGCTATCCATGTTGATAAAACCATTTTGGCCTTTTTAACATTTTTCTTAGTCATCGGTCTCTCCTTTTTCGGGAAAGGCTGGTTAAAAAGTTATGCGGTACTCTTAGGAATTGTTGCAGGCTGGGGGCTGTATGCCATATTGATTGGTTCTAAAGCAGCTGGTTCTAATCCTGCCCCCGTTCTATTTGCTCTGCCTGAGTTATGGGCGTGGGGGAAGCCTTCTTTTAATTGGAGTGTCATTCCTTTGGCGTTTATTACCGCGGTAATTTTATTGTCGAATATTGTAGCATCTGTTGTTGCTGTCAGCCAGTCCATACATGGTAAGCCATCTTATACATATAACCAATTGAACAGGGGCAGCAGCTTTCTTGGAGTGACCCATGTGATTTCAACTATGTTTTCCACGATTTCGAATGTGTCTCTAGCTTCCTCTTCTGGTTTTATAAACCTAACAGGTCAAAAAAGGAAACAACCATTTTTGTATGCTTCACTATTACTTGTTGTGGTTGCTTTTTTTCCACCAATCGTTGCTTTTATATCAGCTATACCTGCACCGATTGCCAATGCGGCCTTACTAGCTACGTTTGTACAGTTAATGGGGCTTGGTTTATCGAATATGATGAGGGAAGAGTTAAATGAGCGGCGATTAACAATACTATGTATATCCTTTTTAGTGGGAATTGGTTTAATGTTTATCCCTTCTGAGGTCTTTCAAGGGATTCCCTCCATTATACAAAACCTTGTAAGCAATGGTTTGCTTGTCGGCACTGTGCTTGTTATTGTTTTGGAACAATTATGGAGAGAATCACCTGAGGGTCAAAAGCGCAAAAATGCATGA